From Danio rerio strain Tuebingen ecotype United States chromosome 7, GRCz12tu, whole genome shotgun sequence, the proteins below share one genomic window:
- the ponzr1 gene encoding plac8 onzin related protein 1 isoform X1 — MAAISTTVVSTQRTSSGTWTTGICDCCSDMSTCCCGFWCFPCMQCQTASQFGWCFCMPLLDCCMVVSCCLRKKMREQYSINGSCCDDFCTLCFCYPCAWCQMSREIKTRARSGTTATVVTQQIRY; from the exons ATGGCAGCAATTTCTACTACAGTTGTGAGCACCCAGCGGACCTCCTCTGGAACCTGGACCACAGGCATCTGTGACTGTTGTTCTGATATGAGCACTT GTTGCTGTGGCTTCTGGTGTTTCCCATGTATGCAGTGTCAGACTGCGTCTCAGTTTGGCTGGTGTTTCTGCATGCCATTGCTGGACTGCTGCATGGTGGTGTCCTGCTGTCTCCGCAAGAAAATGAGAGAACAGTACAGCATTAAT GGTTCATGCTGTGATGACTTTTGCACTCTCTGCTTCTGCTATCCATGCGCCTGGTGCCAGATGTCCAGAGAAATTAAGACTCGGGCTCGTTCCGGCACCACCGCCACCGTGGTCACCCAGCAGATCAGATATTAG